In a genomic window of Gemmatimonadota bacterium:
- a CDS encoding cytochrome c — protein MNPRPIRWIAPGLLSLAGIAAFAGGWATITVEDLPDYVVARQPVTLAFAVRQHGRELLEGLAPSLEARAGELEVRAAATPGEGPGRYRAVLALPQPGDWTITLRSGFRSSKLALLPLKATEPGRPAPTPLPDTERGHRLFVAKGCLTCHLHAEVRGSGAVPVGPELTGRRYPADYLAKFLADPASASPAKGTAKMPDLDLKPREIAALVAFLNTERHALR, from the coding sequence ATGAATCCCAGACCGATCCGCTGGATCGCGCCGGGTCTGCTCTCGCTGGCCGGCATCGCTGCGTTCGCCGGGGGGTGGGCGACCATCACGGTGGAGGACCTGCCCGACTACGTCGTGGCACGCCAGCCTGTCACCCTCGCCTTTGCGGTCCGCCAGCACGGCCGCGAGTTGCTCGAGGGACTGGCGCCCAGTCTGGAAGCCAGGGCCGGCGAGCTGGAAGTCAGGGCAGCGGCCACCCCTGGGGAAGGACCTGGCCGCTACCGTGCCGTGCTGGCCCTGCCTCAGCCGGGTGACTGGACCATCACGCTCCGCAGCGGGTTCAGAAGCAGCAAGCTGGCGCTCCTGCCCCTGAAGGCGACGGAACCCGGCAGGCCTGCGCCCACCCCGCTCCCGGACACCGAGCGCGGCCATCGACTCTTCGTGGCCAAGGGCTGCCTCACGTGCCATCTGCACGCCGAGGTCAGGGGCTCCGGCGCGGTTCCGGTCGGCCCGGAGCTGACGGGCCGGCGCTACCCGGCCGACTACCTGGCGAAGTTTCTTGCCGATCCGGCCTCGGCCTCGCCGGCGAAGGGGACGGCGAAGATGCCTGACCTGGATCTCAAGCCGCGGGAGATCGCGGCTCTGGTGGCGTTCCTCAACACGGAGCGGCACGCACTGCGCTAG
- a CDS encoding glucosyl-3-phosphoglycerate synthase: ELFSNAIEAALADFRSQSFGSPLIPDWRRVEVAMDGVTRELLEAYEKS; this comes from the coding sequence CGAGCTATTCTCTAACGCCATCGAGGCCGCGCTCGCCGACTTTCGCTCCCAATCGTTCGGCTCGCCGCTGATCCCGGACTGGCGCCGGGTCGAGGTGGCGATGGATGGCGTTACCCGGGAGCTGCTCGAGGCGTACGAGAAGTCCTGA